The sequence below is a genomic window from Inquilinus sp. KBS0705.
CTCGTGCTCGCATTGGTCTTTTGTTTTGGTACCGCCCAGTACGCCAAAACCGGTGGTAATAATTGGCCCGCATGGCCTAAAGGTAATATCATCTAACACCAGGTCGTTTCCGTTACCGCCGGGCGCGTTATTTATCATTTTTACGATAATATCCTCGCCGGTAGCAGGCGTGGTAAATAATGTGCCATATTGATGAAATGTAGCCACCTCCTCAGACGGTATATCGCCTGTTGGATAAGTTTTAAGCACTCTCCCGCTTACTGTTTCAATACTAAAAGTGATATTAGGCTTAATTTCGGGCCTGTTTACCCCGCGTATCAGGTTTAATATCCAGGCTGCAAACTCATAGGTGGTATTAGGGCACAATACCTGGCCGCTGGCTTTTTGTGTATAAAACACTCCGGGGGCATACGATGAATTAACCACCATCATGTAGCCATTTTTATCACCTGTATGGTCGTGTGGTACTATATCCCAGGCGTTAAAACAGGTGCCTATGCCGGTTTCAATAGTGTAAAAGCCGTCCCCCGGGCACGATTGCGATGTATAGGTATAATTGGTTACCGTGCCGGGTAAAGCGGGCCCGGTGCCAAAGGTTGATCCGGCCCCAAAGGTTTCATTTATTACCGGGTCGCCCAGGCTGCCGTTACAGGTTTGCGCCCTGGTTTGCAGCGTAACCAACAGTATAATTGCCGATAATAGAATTTTAAAACTGACCGACCGGGTAAATGGCATTATAGCTGTGTAACTTTAATTTCAAAAATATACTTTTTTAGCGATGTTGCATCGCTTTGCAGGTGATATATAAGTAATTACCTACGCCAATAAAACAAAAATAAACCGCGCCAGGTTGCTATATTTAATACCGCCTATGAAATACCAGTTATTGTACTTAGCCGCTTGTTTATTTATTATTACAGCCTGCAAGCAAAAGAAAGCCGATCTGACTAAAGCCTACAGGTTAAATACCGATGTACAACAACAGGTAAACCTGCCGGCGCCGTATCAAACAAAATCTGCACGTAACTATTGCAAGGTAATTGGCTGGCCCAAGGGTAAAACCCCCGTTGCACCACAAGGCTTTACTGTAAGCCTATTTGGCGACGGTTTAAATAATCCGCGCAATATTTATATAGCGCCTAACGGCGACATATTAGTAGCCGAAGCTAACACCGAATTAAAGGGTATTAAAAAAATAGGTGCTACTATTATAGGCGCGGCTGCTTCGCAAAATTTAGGTAAAAGCGCCAACCGTATTACCCTTTTTAGGGATGCCGACGGCGATGGCGTACCTGAAAAGAAACAAACCTTTTTAAGTAACCTGAACCAGCCGTATGGTATGCTGATATTAGGCAATGCCTTTTATGTAGCCAATACCGATGGCTTATGGAAATATGATTATTTACCAGGCCAAACCCGCATTACCACACCCGGTAAAATGATACTGGCACTACCTGCGGGTGGCTACAATAACCACTGGACACGCAACTTACGTGTAAACGCCACCGGCACAAAAATATTTGTATCGGTAGGCTCGGGTACAAACGTGGCAGATCATGGAATGGAAAACGAGGTACGCCGTGCTGATATTTTAGAAATTAACCCCGATGGCACCGGCGAGCGCGTATATGCAAGCGGCTTGCGCAACCCTGCCGGTATAGATGTGCAGCCCGGCACAGGCGTTTTATACACCGTTGTAAACGAACGCGATGACCTTGGCGACGAACTGGTGCCCGATTACCTGACCAGCGTTAAAGAAAATGGTTTTTACGGCTGGCCCTGGGCCTATTTTGGCAAGCACGAAGACCCGCGCCTAAAGGTAAAACGCCCGGATATGGTAGCCAAAACCATTACGCCTGATTTTGCATTAGGCGCGCATACGGCATCATTAGGATTAGCATTTTATACCGGCAAAAACTTCCCGCAGCAATATATTAATGGTGCTTTTATTGGCCAGCACGGCTCGTGGAACCGGTCGGTATTGTCGGGTTATAAGGTAACTTTCCTGCCTTTCAGTAATAATAAACCGGCCAATAAGATGGTCGATTTTTTAACCGGCTTTATTGCTGATAGCGCCAAGCAAGAGGTTTATGGCCGCCCGGTTGGTGTTGCAGTTGCCAAAGACGGCTCATTATTAGTGGCAGATGATTCGGGTAATAAAATATGGCGGGTTAGGGCAAAGTAGCTAAACAAATATTACTTTTTGCAGCAGCTGTTTTGCAAGGGCTATTTTGTTAGCTTAGCTTTGTATGATGACCCGCACACTGCCCACCCTGTTATTAGCTTTGTTTAGCGCCAGCCTATCGGCACAAAACAAGCCGGCAAGCCAGCCCGATACCACAAAGCAATTACAGCCCGTTACCGTTAAAGCCTATTTATCTACACAGCCTGTGCTTAGTGTGCCTGCATCGGTAAGTGTATTAGGCGCAGCACAATTAAAAATACAACCCGATATTTCTTTTGTTACCGCGTTAAATACCGTACCGGGCGTCAGGGCCGAAGAGCGTTCGCCGGGCAGTTACCGCTTGTCTATTAGGGGTAGTTTACTGCGCTCGCCATTTGGGGTAAGGGATGTAAAGATATATTTTGACGAGATACCGCTAACCGATGCAGGCGGCAATACTTATCTAAACGCTATCGACATTGGCAACATCCGCAATATCGAGATATTAAAAGGCCCCGATGGTAGCCTGTTTGGTGCCAATTCTGGCGGGGTGGTATTAATAAGCCCTGTAGTGGGTGGGCGTACAGATAGTAATTACCTTTCGCTGGGTGTAAATGGAGGCTCGTATGGGTTGTTTCATCAAAAGGCATCGCTACAGCAAAGCGGCAGCAACTACCGCTTCAACCTCGATCAGTCGTACCAAAACTACGATGGCTACCGTCAAAACAGCCGCATGCACCGCATTTACCTAAATGCCAATAATAGCTGGTTTTACGGTAAACATAACGAGCTGAAAGCGCTTGCACTTTATTCCGACCTGGATTACCAAACACCCGGCGGCCTAACTATCGACCAATACAACGCCGACCCAACTCAGGCCCGCCCCGCAACTAAATTTGTACCAGGGGCTATCGATCAAAAAATACGCATCAACACTAAAATGCTGTTGGGCGGGCTGGTAAACGAGGCCCACCTAACCGACCGTATACGCAGTGTACTGGCTGTATTTGGCAACCATGTTGATTTTGAAAACCCCTTCATTACTAATTATGAGCAGCGCAACGAAACTACATTTGGCGCGCGCACTTATTTTGAACTCGCCGGCATCCCGCAGGAAAACCTCAACTGGAAACTTAATTTAGGGCTGGAATGGGAACAAACCAATTCGCTCATCAGCAACTATGGCAACAACAAAGGTGTTAGGGATACCACCCAAAAAATAGACCGCATAAACAGCAACCAGCATTTCTTTTTTGTACGCTATGCGGCCGATATTTATAAACGCCTGCATGCCGAGGCTGCCGTAAGCTTAAATTATTATGGTTACAAGTTTCGTAATGTGTACCCACTTAACGAGGCTACCGCCACTAACCGCGATTTTAGTGCCGAGCTAATGCCGCGTTTAGCTTTGTCGTACCAAATTCTGAATGATTTTATATGGCGCGCATCGGTTAGTCGTGGCTACTCTACCCCTACTACTGCCGAGGTGAGGCCAACCAGCAATATTGTAAATACTGCTTTACAGGCACAGTTTGGCTGGAACTATGAAACCGGCCTGCGTTTGCGTAACAGCGACGAAACCATGCTTTTGGATGCGTCGGTATTTTATTACCGCCTGGATAATTCCATCGTTCGCCGATTAAACCCCGATGAAACAGAATATTACATCAACTCGGGCGGTACCAACCAAAAAGGACTGGAATTGGCCTTTACCGACTGGCTCATCCGCCAAAATACCGAACATTTTATACGCGGGTTGCAGTTTAACACGTCGCTAACGCTAAGTCGTTTTAACTTTAGGGATTACAATGTGGCGGGCACCAGCTACTCGGGCAATAAACTAACCGGCGTACCGCGCGAAGTGATGGTGTCATCGTTGATAGTGGCATTACCAAAGTATTTTTCGGTATTTGTGCAGCATAACTATACCTCCAACATTCCGCTTAACGATGCCAACACCGTTTACGCGGCTAAGTATCATTTAATGCAGGCTAAAGCCAGCTGGGGGCACAAACTGGGCCTTAAAACAAGGCTGGAGCTTTATGCAGGATCAGACAACCTGCTTAATCAAAAATACAGCCTCGGCAACGATCTGAACGCTATAGGCAACCGCTATTTTAACGCAGCGCCATTACGCAGCTACTTTTTTGGCGTGAATTTGGGCTTGTAAATATTACTTATCAAACCAATTTGTCATTGAGGAGCGCCGGCGCGATGCGGCAATAATATCCTATTACTGCGCTATGGTCGCTTTCGCTTCGCTATCGGCAACGTTACCGCCGCGGCCCTTTACATCAAACGCCCTGAATTTTACTGGCCCTGTGGCTTCAACCGGTGCACGGTAAACAGGGCTGCTTGCTGTAGGCTCGCTGCCATCAGTAGTGTAGCGTACAGTTAAACCGGGATATTGAATATTGCTAAAGTATTTGCCATCCTGGTAAATAACGCCCGGTTTGGGTATACGGTAATGGAAACCGCCGGTGTAATACGCCAAACGCGGCAGTTCGCGCTTACCTAAAATATTCAGGAACTTGCTCCAATCCGCATCGTATAATAGCTGACTTTTAGCGGCATCCTTTTCGGTAGCCCATGCCGGGTCCGGCGACCACGCCCGCTCGGCTAATGCCAGCAGTTTAGGGAATATCATATACTCCATGCGCTCGCCGCCCTTAACCGTTTCGGCCCAAAGGGCACCTTGCAGGCCAAGTATATTGCTTTTACCATAGTCGGTTAAACGCTGCTTGCCTATAAACAGGTTGCGGTTTACAGGCTGCCCATTTTTATCTACATCGGCGTTTTTAAAATAATCGTAAGGGATAAAAGAGAAGAATTTATCTATACCCAGGTAAGTGCCCCAGTAATAGCCCGGCTCGTCGTACGATTTATCGTTGGCCATATCAAAATACAGGTTGGTTACACAGGTAAGCACTACTTTATAGCCGCCATTTGCCAGCTTGTAGGCCAGGTCTTCCTGCCCATCGCCCAATACATTGTTCCAAACATCAACGCGCATATCGTCATTTAAAAACTGCGGATTTACCACGTAGGTCGGTTTACCGTCTAAATTAGTTTTGCGCAGGGCCATCTCTTCCCAGCCCGATAATACCAGGTTCTTCTTTTTTAAAATATCGTTTACCCTGCCATAAAAATAATACCACAGGTCGTTTGTACTTTTTATTTCGGGGTGGCTTACCTGCAGGGCCAAAAATGCAGGTGATTTCTCCCAAACATGCGCGGGGACTTCATCGCCACCAAAATGTATGGTTTGCAGGGGTGCATTTGCTTCTTTATACATGGCAACCAAATCGTCAACTACAGTCTCTACATAGTTATAGGTTGATGGCAGCGCTACATCTATCACATTATCGTTCCAATACTGTACCGAGCGGTAATCCGATTTGTCATTCATATCGCGCAGCAAATTGCGTTCGGCACCAGCTTTGTCGCCTGCAGCCATTAAACGCTCGTAACGGGCATCCATAGCCTTGATAGAGGCACGCGCATGGCCGGGAGATTCTATCTCGGGAATAACGGTGATGTGGCGCTCGGTGGCGTATTTTAAAATCTCGATGTAATCGGCCTTGGTGTAATAGCCGCTACCCGCTGTATTGGTAAAATCGGGGCCCGAACCATGTGAGGCAGGTAAAAAGCCCTTACTATCCAATGTGTGGCCGCGTTTAGAGCCTACGCCAGTTAACTCCGGCAGGGATGGTATTTCTATCCTCCAGCCTTCATCATCCGTTAAATGCAGGTGCAGTACGTTTAATTTGTACAGAGCCATCCCGGTGATCAGTTTAAGCACTTCGCTTTTTTGCTGAAAGTTGCGGGCTACATCCAGCATTACGGCGCGGTGCGCAAAGCGGGGCTCGTCTTTAACGGTTACACAAGGTATCTCTATCGCCGACGGCGTTTTGGCCAGCGCAATTGCAGGTATCAGTGTTTTTAATGATTGGATGCCATAAAATATACCGGCGGTTGTGGCCGCTGTTATTTTAATTTGCGAAGGGGTTACGGTTAAGGTGTATGCCTCGGCACCTAAACTCGCATCTTTAGCCAATAGTATCATTTTGCCTGATGCATTGCCCGCGCCGCTTATCTTTTTACCAAATATGCTTTCCAGGTCCTTAATTAAGCCATTGGTTTCTTTATTAAATTCCGGCTCATAGGTTATGCGTATGGCGGTGGTTAAATTAAAAAATCCTGTACTCTCGGTATAAGCGGCCGGTGTAGGGAATACCTTTTGCAAAGTGGCGGCAGGGATATCCTGTATGGTTTTATTTTGATTATATATTACCTCGGGCGTAACCAAGCCCTGATAAGTAGGTTTGTATGGTTTAATGGTAAAATCGCCCGGCAGGTAGCCTTTGTTAGGTTCGGCATCCCATACAATGTAGGGGCCTTCAATGGCATCGGTAAAATTCACTACGGTAGATTCGCACAGGTAATCAATACGCCCGCTTTCGCCGGGCTTTACGGCAGTAAATTTGGTATTGGGTGTTATACTGTATAAGTCGCCGTTTATTTGCTCTACTTTGGCGTTACCGCTAACAGCATCAACCACAAAATTGCGCGATGAGTTAAAATATATCTTCCAGCCGGTAGATGGCAGCGTTTCTTTACCCTTATTGGTTATCACCAACGCGGTTAGTGCCTGGCCCTTGTTTTGGTAATTATTATCAACTACTTCCCAACTGATGTACAGATCGTGTGCATTTGGTTTGGGTGCATTGGCCATTGTATTAAAAGTAACAATCGCTACAAGCGCAAGGGTAAGTAAATAACGCATTAGAATTATATTTAGGTTTTTTGAAACGTAAATATAATATTTAAGATGTGTAAATACTTTTTAAAATATTTATTAAAGTGAAAACTTTATCCAGGCATCACCCTCGTAGCCAAAATTGAATTGTTTTGGATTGATGATCTCGGCCAAAATCTCAAGAGACTCGACCATAACCTCGCCATTCTGGTGGAAATATCTTTCGCCGTCAGCTATATAAACGCGGTTATTTTTTACAGCCTTTAACTCGGCAAAGCCGGGATATGCTAATAGCGTGTTGATGCCGCCCATAGTATGCGCTACGGATGCACCTTCGGGCATTAATATAATAATGTCAGGGTCGGTCGCAAGGCTATCAGCAGTTGTGCCACCTGCAATGTTTAGCATATCGGCCAGGTTGTTTACTGTAGTAAGGGGATCTATTTGCCCTGCACAAAACACAGTAGGCTTGTTCTCCATAAATTTAAGCTTATGGCGAATAATATCAACCCGCTCCTGCAACTCTTCGGGCAGTTGGGCAAACAATACAGAAAATTGCGATGGTGCAGACATTTTGCAAATATGCGAATTTACCTGTTTTACAATCCGCATAAATAGGCAGAATTTACGCAGCCATTATTTTATTATATTTGAAGCAATGATATTCCTGACCTTTTTTATCGGGGTTATAGCTAATTTTATAGGTTATATACCACCCGGTAACATCAATCTTACGCTTATACAGATAACTATAAACAGGGGTTTAAAACAGGCCCTTCAGTTTATTATCGCATTTTCGTGTGTAGAGTTTTTCTTTACCTATTTTGTAATGCAAGGCGCTAAATGGCTATCGGAAGAGGTGAGATTAGATACCATTATAGACTGGGTGATGGTGGTATTATTTGGTACTCTGGGCTTAATTACCTGGCGCAATCGCAATAAACCACCAAAAACAACCTACTCTAACCATGCCAGTATCAAATACGGCATATTATTAGGTTTTCTAAATCCTATGCAAATACCTTTTTGGATGGTTACAGGCACTTACCTTATTACCCACCAATGGATTGAGGATGGCCGCTTAGCCCTGGTGATATTTAGCATAGGTTCGGCAGGGGGTGCGTTTTTAGCCTTGTTTTTATACGCCAAGTTTGCCGGTTTTGTGCAAAAGAAGTTTGAACTGAGCACACGTGTAATAGATATATCCATAGCGATACTGTTCTTCGCCTTTGCGGCTTACCATATATTTAAGCAGCTTTATTTAATTTATTTTAAGCACCATTAAACATTAGCCTCATCGGCTGTTTGCGATGCTTTGGTATTGATATTCCATATCTTCTCTGCCTTGCGGCCAACCAGCCAAAAGGATAAAGCCAGGACGGAAAAGAAAACCGTTTTATTGGTATGATCCCAAAAGTATTCGAAGTATTTAGTGTACAGGAATATGATCAAAAAGGTAATGCCAAACTCGCGGGCTATGGCATCTTTAAACTTTAAGCCGTATAACAAAAACAGGCCCGCTACCACGGCAGATATGATGCCCCAATAAAATAAAGTGATCTGCTTAATGCTCCACCACACATCTAAACTGCCATAGTTGCCAAAAATACTTAACAACCATAACGACATAAAAAGGTAAAGCATGCCCACCACATAGGTAAGCTCCCAAAACCAGGCAAACCATTTACGATTTTTTAATACATGGCATGCGCTTACCAGCAACAAGCCAAACACTACAAAGCGCAACGGGTAATTCATCCCTAAAAAGTATAGCGCCCAGTTGGTTTGATAACCGGTTTCGGTGCCAAACCAGCTACCCAGCGATACCAGCGCGAAAAGCCATATCAACCTTGATGGCATGCGCCAGGCCAAAAAACCATATACAAAAACCGATACCAGGAAAAGCAACGAATAATGCCCTGAGCCATTATCGAACGTCTTGCCCAGGTAGGCTATGCAACAGGCGGTAAACAGCACGCCGGTAAATAACACAGCCTCGTTACTAAACACTTTTTCGGGGAACTGGCGCTCGCGTTTGCGGCCAAGATAAAATAGCCCGGCAGCCATGGCGCCTGATAATATACTGATAATGATATCGGGCGTATCGTACAGCTTTTTTATCCAATTTATAACTGCGTCATCCACAATAAGCGAGCCTATGGCGATAGCCCCGCAAATAAGTGCCACCCACATTGAATACTTAGCCAAACGCATCCAGTCGAACCCCTTTACTTCGTACGAGTTGCGTAACTTATCGGCCTGTGCATCATCAATAACATGGTGCTTTTGCCAGTGACTGATGGTTTGGTTTAAAAAGTCGCTTTCCTGCCTGTCAAGGTTAAGTTTAGCCATGAATACTAATTACCTGAATTAATTTTAATTACACGAATTTAAATTAATTTATAAGCAGCAGACTATTCAATTTACCGATCACAGCGTAGGGCTGTGCGATTCCTTCCCTCGGGAAGGAGGAGGAAGGGGTTAATCAGCTATCCAAAACTTCGAAAGGAAAATTTTTCGGAAGTTTAATAGATTTATCGCTTTTAATAATGGAGATGATTTCGCCCTCTAATGCCCGTATCACATTTATCAAATCGTACTTTACTACAGATTCATCAAATCTTATTACTTTAATGCCAAAGCTCTCTAACTTCTTCTGCCGTATTTCATCTCTGTTAAATGCCTCCTGTGATTATGCGACATGCCATCAATCTCAATGGCTAACATTAACTCCTTGCAATAAAAGTCAACTATATAAATATCAACACATCTTTGTCTATCAAAATCTAACCCCCATAATTTATCTCCTTTCAATTCATTCCAAAGAAGTATTTCGCCAAAGGTCATTTCCTTTCGAAGTTTCCTGGCCAATGGT
It includes:
- a CDS encoding sorbosone dehydrogenase family protein — protein: MKYQLLYLAACLFIITACKQKKADLTKAYRLNTDVQQQVNLPAPYQTKSARNYCKVIGWPKGKTPVAPQGFTVSLFGDGLNNPRNIYIAPNGDILVAEANTELKGIKKIGATIIGAAASQNLGKSANRITLFRDADGDGVPEKKQTFLSNLNQPYGMLILGNAFYVANTDGLWKYDYLPGQTRITTPGKMILALPAGGYNNHWTRNLRVNATGTKIFVSVGSGTNVADHGMENEVRRADILEINPDGTGERVYASGLRNPAGIDVQPGTGVLYTVVNERDDLGDELVPDYLTSVKENGFYGWPWAYFGKHEDPRLKVKRPDMVAKTITPDFALGAHTASLGLAFYTGKNFPQQYINGAFIGQHGSWNRSVLSGYKVTFLPFSNNKPANKMVDFLTGFIADSAKQEVYGRPVGVAVAKDGSLLVADDSGNKIWRVRAK
- a CDS encoding TonB-dependent receptor, giving the protein MMTRTLPTLLLALFSASLSAQNKPASQPDTTKQLQPVTVKAYLSTQPVLSVPASVSVLGAAQLKIQPDISFVTALNTVPGVRAEERSPGSYRLSIRGSLLRSPFGVRDVKIYFDEIPLTDAGGNTYLNAIDIGNIRNIEILKGPDGSLFGANSGGVVLISPVVGGRTDSNYLSLGVNGGSYGLFHQKASLQQSGSNYRFNLDQSYQNYDGYRQNSRMHRIYLNANNSWFYGKHNELKALALYSDLDYQTPGGLTIDQYNADPTQARPATKFVPGAIDQKIRINTKMLLGGLVNEAHLTDRIRSVLAVFGNHVDFENPFITNYEQRNETTFGARTYFELAGIPQENLNWKLNLGLEWEQTNSLISNYGNNKGVRDTTQKIDRINSNQHFFFVRYAADIYKRLHAEAAVSLNYYGYKFRNVYPLNEATATNRDFSAELMPRLALSYQILNDFIWRASVSRGYSTPTTAEVRPTSNIVNTALQAQFGWNYETGLRLRNSDETMLLDASVFYYRLDNSIVRRLNPDETEYYINSGGTNQKGLELAFTDWLIRQNTEHFIRGLQFNTSLTLSRFNFRDYNVAGTSYSGNKLTGVPREVMVSSLIVALPKYFSVFVQHNYTSNIPLNDANTVYAAKYHLMQAKASWGHKLGLKTRLELYAGSDNLLNQKYSLGNDLNAIGNRYFNAAPLRSYFFGVNLGL
- a CDS encoding family 20 glycosylhydrolase, with the translated sequence MRYLLTLALVAIVTFNTMANAPKPNAHDLYISWEVVDNNYQNKGQALTALVITNKGKETLPSTGWKIYFNSSRNFVVDAVSGNAKVEQINGDLYSITPNTKFTAVKPGESGRIDYLCESTVVNFTDAIEGPYIVWDAEPNKGYLPGDFTIKPYKPTYQGLVTPEVIYNQNKTIQDIPAATLQKVFPTPAAYTESTGFFNLTTAIRITYEPEFNKETNGLIKDLESIFGKKISGAGNASGKMILLAKDASLGAEAYTLTVTPSQIKITAATTAGIFYGIQSLKTLIPAIALAKTPSAIEIPCVTVKDEPRFAHRAVMLDVARNFQQKSEVLKLITGMALYKLNVLHLHLTDDEGWRIEIPSLPELTGVGSKRGHTLDSKGFLPASHGSGPDFTNTAGSGYYTKADYIEILKYATERHITVIPEIESPGHARASIKAMDARYERLMAAGDKAGAERNLLRDMNDKSDYRSVQYWNDNVIDVALPSTYNYVETVVDDLVAMYKEANAPLQTIHFGGDEVPAHVWEKSPAFLALQVSHPEIKSTNDLWYYFYGRVNDILKKKNLVLSGWEEMALRKTNLDGKPTYVVNPQFLNDDMRVDVWNNVLGDGQEDLAYKLANGGYKVVLTCVTNLYFDMANDKSYDEPGYYWGTYLGIDKFFSFIPYDYFKNADVDKNGQPVNRNLFIGKQRLTDYGKSNILGLQGALWAETVKGGERMEYMIFPKLLALAERAWSPDPAWATEKDAAKSQLLYDADWSKFLNILGKRELPRLAYYTGGFHYRIPKPGVIYQDGKYFSNIQYPGLTVRYTTDGSEPTASSPVYRAPVEATGPVKFRAFDVKGRGGNVADSEAKATIAQ
- a CDS encoding lysine transporter LysE, translated to MIFLTFFIGVIANFIGYIPPGNINLTLIQITINRGLKQALQFIIAFSCVEFFFTYFVMQGAKWLSEEVRLDTIIDWVMVVLFGTLGLITWRNRNKPPKTTYSNHASIKYGILLGFLNPMQIPFWMVTGTYLITHQWIEDGRLALVIFSIGSAGGAFLALFLYAKFAGFVQKKFELSTRVIDISIAILFFAFAAYHIFKQLYLIYFKHH
- a CDS encoding DUF2157 domain-containing protein; amino-acid sequence: MAKLNLDRQESDFLNQTISHWQKHHVIDDAQADKLRNSYEVKGFDWMRLAKYSMWVALICGAIAIGSLIVDDAVINWIKKLYDTPDIIISILSGAMAAGLFYLGRKRERQFPEKVFSNEAVLFTGVLFTACCIAYLGKTFDNGSGHYSLLFLVSVFVYGFLAWRMPSRLIWLFALVSLGSWFGTETGYQTNWALYFLGMNYPLRFVVFGLLLVSACHVLKNRKWFAWFWELTYVVGMLYLFMSLWLLSIFGNYGSLDVWWSIKQITLFYWGIISAVVAGLFLLYGLKFKDAIAREFGITFLIIFLYTKYFEYFWDHTNKTVFFSVLALSFWLVGRKAEKIWNINTKASQTADEANV